The uncultured Bacteroides sp. genome has a segment encoding these proteins:
- a CDS encoding NAD kinase → MRFAIFGNCFQAKKSLHAETLFTILKQHGAEIFVDWEFYDFLTKDLHFTPKVSGLIGNDDFSVDMVICIGGDGTFLKAASRVGKKNIPILGINTGRLGFLADVSPEEMDATFDEIHKGQYKIEDRSILQLESNLEELKGYPFALNEIAILKRDSSSMISIHTTINGEYLTTYQADGLVISTPTGSTAYSLSVGGPIIVPHSNTIAITPVAPHSLNIRPIVIRDDWEITLDVESRSHSFLIAVDGRSESCSEGSRLIIKKADYSIKVVKRYNHVFFNTLRTKMMWGIDSRSMQ, encoded by the coding sequence ATGAGATTCGCGATATTCGGGAACTGTTTTCAAGCAAAAAAATCGCTACATGCTGAGACTCTGTTCACAATACTAAAACAACATGGAGCTGAGATTTTTGTTGATTGGGAGTTTTATGATTTCCTAACTAAAGATCTTCATTTTACTCCAAAAGTAAGTGGATTGATAGGGAATGATGATTTTTCTGTAGACATGGTAATATGTATTGGAGGCGATGGTACTTTTCTTAAAGCTGCCAGCCGTGTAGGCAAGAAAAACATACCTATTCTGGGAATCAACACCGGACGCCTTGGCTTTCTTGCAGATGTTTCCCCCGAAGAAATGGACGCTACTTTTGATGAAATTCACAAAGGACAATATAAAATAGAGGATCGTAGCATTTTGCAATTGGAAAGTAATCTGGAAGAGCTTAAGGGTTATCCATTTGCCCTGAACGAAATAGCGATATTAAAACGAGACAGTTCTTCTATGATTTCCATTCATACAACTATCAATGGAGAATACCTAACTACATATCAGGCCGATGGATTGGTAATTTCCACTCCTACCGGATCAACAGCATACTCACTGAGTGTAGGTGGACCAATTATTGTGCCTCATTCAAATACAATTGCCATAACACCGGTAGCCCCGCACAGCTTGAATATTCGCCCAATTGTTATCCGTGACGACTGGGAAATAACACTTGATGTAGAAAGTCGTAGCCATAGTTTCCTTATTGCTGTTGATGGGCGTAGCGAATCATGTAGCGAGGGAAGCCGTCTTATTATAAAAAAGGCTGATTACAGCATAAAGGTTGTGAAAAGATATAATCATGTATTTTTCAACACACTTCGCACTAAAATGATGTGGGGAATTGATAGCCGTTCAATGCAGTAA
- a CDS encoding pyridoxine 5'-phosphate synthase, translating to MTKLSVNINKVATIRNARGGNTPNVTKVALDCETFGAEGITVHPRPDERHIRRADVYEMRPLLKTEFNIEGYPSPEFIELVLQVKPHQVTLVPDDPSQITSNSGWDTKANLAFLTEVLDRFTRAGIRTSVFVAADVEMVEYAAKAGADRVELYTEPYATLYPKDPEAAIAPFLTAAKTARSLGLGLNAGHDLSLVNLNYLYKNIPWIDEVSIGHALISDALYLGLEKTIQEYKNCLR from the coding sequence ATGACAAAGTTAAGTGTGAACATCAACAAAGTGGCTACTATTCGTAATGCAAGAGGAGGAAATACTCCAAATGTTACGAAAGTTGCATTAGACTGTGAAACGTTTGGTGCCGAAGGAATCACTGTTCATCCCCGACCTGATGAAAGGCACATTCGCCGTGCCGACGTTTATGAAATGCGACCATTGTTAAAAACAGAGTTCAACATAGAAGGTTATCCCTCGCCTGAATTTATAGAATTGGTTTTGCAAGTAAAACCTCATCAGGTAACATTGGTTCCGGACGATCCTTCTCAGATAACCTCTAATTCCGGATGGGATACAAAAGCAAACCTGGCATTTCTCACAGAAGTGCTTGATAGATTCACCCGTGCGGGAATACGTACGTCTGTATTTGTTGCTGCCGATGTTGAGATGGTTGAATATGCGGCAAAAGCTGGTGCAGATAGGGTGGAACTTTATACAGAACCTTACGCTACACTTTATCCCAAAGATCCAGAAGCTGCAATTGCTCCTTTTTTAACTGCGGCTAAAACGGCGCGTAGTCTGGGCTTAGGATTAAATGCAGGCCATGATCTTAGCTTGGTTAATCTGAATTATCTTTATAAGAATATTCCTTGGATAGATGAAGTCTCAATAGGTCATGCTTTGATAAGCGATGCTCTTTATCTGGGGCTTGAAAAAACGATCCAGGAATATAAGAACTGTCTGCGATAA